Proteins encoded by one window of uncultured Draconibacterium sp.:
- a CDS encoding response regulator transcription factor has translation MCNIAILENYSLFCSGIRSVIEETGECKIVFESKTINEFMAKLRSEKPDVIIIDIIHCLDEGISTIKKIRRKTSRTPILLVLSVDYSDFFEEYISLGVNGFVFNDSGANSLVDAIKALKNGGDHFPPRVWQLLKKYLRTKKVPVSIEEKRILTNRELAILKLFCKGYTYKEIGAKLNISPRTVESHKKNIQTKLSVRSTAEMIEFAYQNNL, from the coding sequence ATGTGCAACATCGCTATACTGGAGAACTATTCTCTTTTTTGTTCCGGAATAAGATCCGTTATAGAAGAGACCGGGGAATGCAAAATTGTATTCGAATCAAAGACTATCAACGAGTTTATGGCCAAATTAAGGTCGGAAAAACCTGATGTGATTATTATAGATATTATTCACTGTTTGGATGAAGGCATAAGTACGATTAAAAAGATTAGACGCAAAACTTCGCGAACGCCAATTTTACTGGTTTTAAGTGTCGACTATTCCGACTTTTTTGAAGAGTATATCAGCCTTGGAGTAAACGGTTTTGTATTTAACGATTCGGGGGCCAATAGTCTGGTTGATGCCATAAAAGCATTAAAAAATGGTGGAGATCATTTCCCCCCACGCGTATGGCAACTGCTAAAAAAATACTTGCGAACGAAAAAGGTTCCGGTATCAATTGAAGAAAAACGAATTTTAACAAACAGGGAACTTGCCATTTTAAAACTTTTTTGCAAAGGTTACACTTATAAAGAAATTGGTGCAAAACTAAACATTAGTCCACGAACCGTAGAATCGCATAAAAAAAATATTCAAACAAAATTAAGCGTACGATCTACAGCTGAAATGATCGAATTTGCATATCAAAATAACCTCTGA
- a CDS encoding C1 family peptidase, with the protein MRKPELVLLMLFIALIGKSTFAQNSPFSLEANEHQLVTIDEIFSESTEIEPFNGQGKKIYGLAASAKIDFTSEEGLVRLVLLDNNFNEYLLLESYPNIDGSSVSFEGHAEETALLNGITPYAIEIQVKDATVRLNHLSYATKGDVISNYNKQKKEKQTAQNKDKIQRLNKNLKAKGQHWVAGETGVSQLSYAERKKLYGSSTFPSGFEFYAGGVISTETSRAINTTEKSATATSPYTDSWDWRDRHGKNWITPVTNQGGCGSCWAFASTGATEAMVNLFYNQQINMDLSEQDVLSCSNAGDCIGGMPADALSYISSQGIVDEVAFPYTAYDDPCSNKSNNPSELIKIGGRIDFGYSPYLKSEDNLKSMLISFGAISSGIINWSHAIVLVGYKVVNEGDTFYYRDAINKTSNWLTIESGNPLIGKTVWIFKNSWGPYYGDQGYVYIETPIENIGWTHAIQTPITSEVNNYEVQCTDNDGDGYYFWGLGPNQPIARNVRI; encoded by the coding sequence ATGAGAAAACCAGAGTTAGTGTTGCTAATGCTATTTATAGCATTAATTGGAAAAAGTACGTTTGCCCAAAATTCACCATTCAGCTTAGAAGCAAATGAACATCAATTGGTTACAATTGATGAGATATTTTCAGAATCAACAGAAATTGAGCCATTTAATGGACAGGGCAAAAAGATCTATGGCCTTGCGGCCAGTGCAAAAATCGATTTTACATCAGAAGAAGGTTTAGTACGTTTGGTATTGCTTGACAACAATTTCAACGAATACCTTTTATTAGAGAGTTATCCTAATATTGACGGGAGTTCAGTTTCATTTGAAGGTCATGCAGAAGAAACTGCGTTATTAAATGGTATAACTCCATATGCCATTGAAATACAAGTAAAAGACGCTACAGTGAGGCTTAATCATCTCTCCTATGCTACCAAAGGCGATGTAATTTCAAATTATAACAAACAGAAAAAAGAGAAACAAACTGCCCAGAATAAAGACAAAATTCAACGATTGAATAAAAACCTGAAAGCCAAAGGGCAACACTGGGTAGCTGGAGAAACTGGTGTATCCCAATTAAGTTATGCTGAGCGTAAAAAATTGTATGGTTCAAGCACCTTTCCTTCCGGTTTTGAATTTTACGCCGGAGGAGTAATCTCTACTGAAACAAGTAGAGCCATAAACACAACAGAGAAATCTGCCACCGCAACAAGCCCATATACAGATAGTTGGGACTGGCGTGACAGACATGGAAAGAATTGGATTACACCAGTAACGAATCAGGGAGGTTGTGGTTCTTGTTGGGCTTTTGCATCAACCGGAGCAACAGAAGCAATGGTAAACCTATTTTACAACCAACAAATAAACATGGATTTATCTGAGCAAGACGTCTTATCATGCAGCAACGCAGGAGACTGTATTGGAGGAATGCCTGCAGATGCGTTATCTTATATTTCATCGCAAGGGATTGTTGACGAAGTTGCATTCCCATATACAGCATATGACGATCCATGCTCAAATAAATCAAACAATCCTTCAGAATTGATAAAAATTGGAGGAAGAATTGATTTTGGATACTCACCTTATTTAAAATCTGAAGACAATTTAAAAAGCATGTTAATTTCATTTGGTGCAATTAGCAGTGGTATTATCAATTGGAGTCATGCTATAGTTTTAGTTGGATACAAAGTTGTTAATGAAGGAGATACGTTCTATTATCGTGATGCCATTAACAAAACCAGTAATTGGTTAACTATTGAATCCGGGAATCCGTTAATTGGAAAAACAGTGTGGATATTCAAAAATAGTTGGGGCCCATATTATGGAGATCAAGGATATGTTTATATTGAAACTCCCATTGAAAATATTGGATGGACACACGCAATCCAAACCCCAATAACCAGTGAGGTAAACAATTACGAAGTACAGTGTACCGACAACGACGGCGACGGCTACTACTTCTGGGGATTAGGACCAAACCAGCCAATTGCCCGGAATGTCCGGATCTAG
- a CDS encoding PKD domain-containing protein — MYRQRRRRLLLLGIRTKPANCPECPDLADGDDSDPTKGPLDEYGYCMPLNGAPAPVANFTSTSTTINKGQSINFSDLSTNTPTSWSWTFEGGTPSTSTEQHPTVSYNTNGSFNVSLTVTSINGEDTKTITDYISVIEPVTAPTANFSATTATINEGSEVSFTDLTTNEPTSWSWTFKGGTPATSDVQNPKVVYSTPGTYDVTLTVINAGGTNTKTITNCITVVDTVEAPVAAFSADNTNIPEGNSVVFTDQSTNTPTSWNWTFNGGSPAASTAQNPTVVYATPGVYSVTLSATNDGGSNAVTKTAYITVQDTLDAPIVNFTADNTRIPEGQQVSFTDQSANSPTSWSWTFDGGSPATSSNQHPTVVYANPGVYSVTLSATNDGGSNTVTKSAYITVEDTLEAPIADFEADLTAIIEGGEISFTDKSKNTPASWKWEFEGGNPSTSTEKNPKVTYSSPNSYKVSLTVTNAAGNHTKTVENYITVEAAPDPEYCIPTPDATDEWIAEVHMGNNSYISGKDGYADNTATIFSFDTGSNISVTLTPGFSGKSSFEYWDIWIDYNSDMNFTEDEKVFSSSKSKSSVSGTISIPNNLITTRMRVAMGSASPTACGNNNSGEVEDYTIVISEPVSLPPVAAFTASSTAIGAGQTVQYSNLSENDPDSYQWYFPGGTPSASTDPNPTVTYAAGGTYDVTLIAYKSGFTTSELNKTAYITVTENDASPTPSNYCEPALISSTLYYIKDVNIGNALTVNSFGDGYSFDTNPFTLNAGGSYVVNLAPSKTTSRNFWRIWIDFNNDGDFDDSDETVLSLNNKKGIISESITIPSYVTETTRMRISMKVGSSPASCDNDFMGEIEDYLVSFAPKMMQSSMPQASSEWLAELDLTIYPNPTTDQLNLQLSGFSEQATYLIYNMVGKKVSEQPIDAPLTTVDMSDKAPGIYLVVVKTEAQTFNKKVIKR; from the coding sequence GTGTACCGACAACGACGGCGACGGCTACTACTTCTGGGGATTAGGACCAAACCAGCCAATTGCCCGGAATGTCCGGATCTAGCTGATGGTGATGACTCTGACCCAACCAAAGGGCCACTGGATGAATATGGTTATTGCATGCCCCTTAACGGAGCACCGGCACCGGTTGCTAATTTTACATCAACCAGTACAACTATTAACAAAGGTCAAAGTATTAATTTTAGCGATCTTTCAACGAATACTCCAACTTCCTGGAGCTGGACTTTTGAAGGTGGAACTCCGTCAACATCTACTGAACAGCACCCAACGGTAAGTTATAATACGAATGGTTCTTTTAACGTAAGTCTTACCGTTACGAGTATTAATGGAGAAGACACAAAAACGATAACAGATTACATTTCGGTTATCGAACCTGTTACTGCTCCAACGGCTAATTTTTCAGCAACTACTGCTACTATCAACGAAGGTTCTGAAGTCTCTTTTACTGATTTAACAACCAATGAGCCCACATCCTGGAGCTGGACTTTTAAAGGCGGAACACCAGCCACATCAGATGTACAAAATCCTAAAGTAGTTTACAGCACACCTGGAACATACGATGTTACACTTACTGTTATTAACGCGGGAGGCACGAATACTAAAACCATTACGAATTGTATAACAGTGGTTGACACAGTTGAAGCTCCTGTTGCAGCATTCTCTGCTGACAATACCAATATTCCGGAAGGTAATTCAGTTGTATTTACAGATCAGTCTACAAATACACCAACATCATGGAATTGGACGTTTAATGGAGGATCACCAGCGGCTTCAACCGCACAGAATCCAACGGTGGTATATGCTACGCCAGGTGTATATAGTGTAACTTTGTCTGCAACCAACGATGGAGGTTCAAATGCAGTTACAAAGACGGCTTATATAACTGTTCAGGATACGCTGGATGCACCGATAGTGAATTTCACTGCTGACAATACGAGAATTCCAGAAGGACAACAAGTTTCTTTTACCGACCAGTCTGCAAATAGTCCAACATCGTGGAGCTGGACTTTCGACGGAGGCTCGCCGGCAACATCTAGTAATCAACATCCAACAGTTGTTTATGCCAATCCGGGTGTTTATAGTGTTACTCTCTCGGCTACCAACGACGGAGGCTCAAATACGGTCACAAAAAGTGCTTATATAACAGTTGAGGACACACTTGAAGCACCAATTGCCGATTTTGAAGCAGATTTAACTGCAATTATTGAAGGTGGTGAAATCTCATTTACTGACAAGTCGAAAAACACACCGGCCTCGTGGAAATGGGAATTTGAAGGAGGTAATCCTTCAACTTCAACCGAAAAGAACCCGAAAGTTACTTATTCCTCACCAAACAGCTATAAGGTTTCACTTACGGTTACCAACGCAGCCGGTAATCATACAAAAACGGTTGAGAATTACATTACAGTTGAAGCAGCTCCTGATCCGGAATATTGCATTCCAACTCCAGATGCAACGGATGAATGGATTGCTGAAGTTCATATGGGAAATAACAGTTATATTTCTGGCAAAGATGGTTATGCTGACAACACAGCAACAATTTTTAGTTTTGATACAGGAAGCAACATCAGTGTTACTTTAACTCCGGGATTTAGCGGAAAAAGCAGTTTTGAATATTGGGACATTTGGATTGATTACAATTCAGACATGAATTTTACGGAAGATGAAAAGGTCTTTAGTTCAAGCAAATCGAAATCATCTGTTAGTGGAACCATCTCCATCCCGAATAATTTGATTACAACCCGTATGCGTGTAGCTATGGGAAGTGCAAGTCCAACAGCTTGTGGTAATAACAACTCGGGAGAAGTTGAAGATTACACAATCGTAATTTCAGAACCGGTTTCTCTGCCTCCTGTTGCAGCTTTTACTGCAAGTTCAACGGCTATTGGAGCAGGCCAAACCGTTCAGTACTCGAATTTATCAGAGAATGATCCTGACAGTTACCAATGGTATTTTCCGGGTGGTACACCTTCAGCGAGTACCGATCCCAATCCAACGGTAACTTATGCAGCCGGTGGTACATACGACGTCACCCTGATAGCATACAAATCAGGTTTCACTACATCGGAACTTAACAAAACAGCTTACATTACAGTTACTGAAAATGATGCATCTCCTACCCCGTCTAACTATTGCGAACCGGCTTTAATTAGTAGTACGCTTTATTACATAAAAGACGTGAATATTGGCAATGCATTGACGGTTAACAGTTTTGGCGATGGATATTCATTCGATACCAATCCATTTACACTAAATGCGGGTGGTTCTTACGTTGTTAATTTGGCTCCGAGTAAAACAACTAGTCGCAATTTCTGGCGAATTTGGATTGACTTTAATAACGATGGCGATTTCGATGATTCCGACGAAACGGTACTTTCCTTAAATAACAAAAAAGGAATAATCTCTGAAAGTATTACTATTCCTTCGTACGTTACCGAAACAACACGGATGCGTATTTCTATGAAAGTTGGTAGTTCTCCTGCATCTTGCGATAATGATTTTATGGGAGAGATTGAAGATTATTTGGTTTCGTTTGCACCAAAAATGATGCAATCGTCGATGCCACAGGCATCATCCGAATGGTTAGCAGAATTGGATCTTACAATTTATCCAAATCCAACAACCGACCAGCTGAATTTGCAATTATCAGGCTTTTCAGAACAAGCTACTTATTTAATTTACAATATGGTAGGAAAAAAAGTTTCCGAACAGCCAATTGACGCACCGCTAACAACAGTAGATATGAGCGATAAGGCTCCCGGCATTTACCTGGTGGTTGTAAAAACCGAAGCGCAAACATTTAATAAGAAGGTGATTAAAAGATAA
- a CDS encoding Na/Pi cotransporter family protein: MNFTTLIILLLGGLALFLHGMNVMTDGLKAAAGSKMKSFLKGMTRNRWTSLVAGTGITAVIQSSSVTTVLAVGFVSAGLITFQSTLGIILGANIGTTITAQIIAFKITKASWLMIAVGFLGSFIFKKEGIKNAGTILLGLGLVFLGMSVMSDATAPLKSYEPFLVLMEGLDNYIYGIIIGALFTALVQSSSATTGVVIVLASQGLIGVEASIAIILGANIGTCVTALLSALGKPRAALRVAVAHIFFKVIGVLLWFAFINQLATVVEHITPGNTARQVANAHTIFNVANTVIFIWLVNPIAKLVNWMVRDKKKLQERLFTELHDFYLEDMELALELSQNSIAKLGDKTFEILKAGIPLALSGNRQQLVELRNKDTLIDLGHAEILTFLQNIQSRSISKDQTHVLERQIEAVNVLESAADMVTTSLVEAAEHRIEKGFVISENTIDRIIEVHKMALEAFDKALQHYGVEGKISDNSLEKDRFKEALQDVRLYLIERLSEAGDDRITIYRFESEVLEGIRRLHALARRLKRKAG, from the coding sequence ATTGGGTGGACTTGCATTATTCCTGCATGGAATGAATGTTATGACCGACGGGCTAAAAGCGGCAGCAGGAAGCAAGATGAAGTCGTTTTTAAAAGGAATGACCCGAAACCGCTGGACCTCTCTGGTAGCAGGAACGGGAATAACTGCAGTAATACAATCTTCATCGGTTACAACGGTTCTTGCAGTCGGTTTTGTCTCTGCCGGACTTATAACTTTTCAAAGCACGCTCGGAATTATTCTTGGTGCCAATATTGGAACTACAATAACAGCACAAATAATTGCTTTTAAAATTACCAAAGCGTCGTGGTTAATGATTGCCGTGGGATTTTTAGGCAGTTTTATCTTTAAAAAAGAAGGAATTAAAAATGCCGGAACAATCCTGCTGGGACTGGGACTGGTTTTTCTGGGGATGAGTGTAATGAGCGATGCAACTGCCCCTCTAAAAAGTTATGAGCCTTTTTTGGTGTTAATGGAAGGTCTGGATAATTATATCTACGGGATTATAATTGGAGCACTGTTTACAGCCCTGGTACAAAGTTCTTCTGCAACAACCGGAGTAGTAATTGTACTGGCTTCTCAAGGATTGATCGGAGTTGAAGCATCAATCGCTATTATTCTGGGAGCTAATATCGGAACATGTGTTACGGCACTTCTGTCGGCTCTGGGAAAACCAAGAGCAGCTCTGCGTGTTGCCGTTGCCCATATATTTTTTAAAGTTATTGGTGTTTTGCTATGGTTCGCTTTTATTAATCAGCTTGCCACTGTGGTAGAGCATATAACGCCGGGAAATACAGCTCGTCAGGTTGCTAACGCCCATACCATTTTTAATGTAGCTAATACTGTTATTTTTATTTGGCTGGTGAATCCGATTGCCAAACTGGTAAACTGGATGGTGCGCGACAAGAAAAAGCTTCAGGAGCGATTATTTACTGAATTACACGATTTCTATCTGGAAGATATGGAGCTTGCTTTAGAGTTATCTCAAAATTCAATTGCGAAGCTGGGAGATAAAACATTTGAAATATTAAAGGCTGGAATTCCATTGGCACTGTCAGGTAATCGTCAACAACTGGTTGAATTGCGAAATAAGGATACACTCATCGATCTTGGACATGCCGAGATTTTAACCTTTTTACAAAATATTCAAAGCCGGTCGATTAGTAAAGATCAAACTCATGTGCTTGAGCGACAGATAGAAGCAGTTAATGTACTTGAATCTGCAGCCGATATGGTTACCACTTCATTGGTAGAAGCTGCCGAACATCGAATAGAAAAGGGGTTTGTAATCAGTGAGAATACAATAGATCGGATTATAGAAGTGCATAAAATGGCGTTAGAAGCGTTTGATAAAGCACTCCAACATTATGGAGTGGAAGGTAAAATAAGTGATAACTCGCTGGAAAAAGACCGCTTTAAAGAAGCATTGCAAGATGTAAGGCTTTATTTGATAGAAAGACTTTCGGAAGCAGGAGATGACCGAATTACAATTTATCGTTTTGAATCGGAAGTGCTGGAAGGAATAAGGCGTTTACATGCTTTGGCAAGGCGGTTAAAAAGAAAGGCGGGCTAA